The following coding sequences lie in one Posidoniimonas polymericola genomic window:
- a CDS encoding beta strand repeat-containing protein: MPRLCRVALSCVLLAAWGSISIAASYEWDGGAGDSLWNSVIISGGVQTNWSPEDVPTATDTLLLTAASLAGPVTISLDGAAQPLTSITANGVQGVYTFDTGVLQLGDATNSLLSNNAGGGLVVNSDIAFDNSSGSIQRFNVSTTGDPIVVNGGISTLQASGVTTLMLTSRNDAHAQSVVVSGVISDGAGRIGLRAGLDTDLANHTGVVRVTGANTFTGPVAVNAAILEFDSIANVGGAANALGQASLADSVITLGNNLSGGGARATLRYVGAGDTSDRVLRLTGGGNASGVVESSGSGPLVLTGGVTTDGSGQFFRLGGTNTDDNEFNGEIEAPSDGNVTSFIKEGAGRWILTGDSPGLDNAFQILAGELVVRGAVGGVGPNVFSIDNRAGATLTLDGGSITAGGIVNRGTLDFRSGTITLNGPNSEAGGTFSVGTDGAGVLRLNGSGHTFDAVTLDGVDDRIEFNAGTVSFDQLDNSVGAPLVSSATAVDVQINGGVFLDRVDAGTRQFNARIVGSGGYTKRGAGTIEFNHDAQHLYTGATRIEEGTLNLAGVSGLPISPTYIAAGATLIVANNVGGDATGGVTGEGTIVTGLNAGVAMEPASGVYDFAGSITGAGNFVKRQAGTQRLSGISTYTGATTVISAGGRLEVVSGGAITSTSAVNIEGQSRLVINGGDVTTVGVVDVATNGRLELFAGSLRANAIDSTGVLSWTGGHIDLATGVVLQAGGFAVNRPFQDELTLDAAKSFTTDESVTLSTGSLLTLTGGSLEADDLAFTSDGAFAFDAGTLTLRNDQTLSAARLQQLDVATPLTAAKSLVIEGVATIDTPLALAGGTLSAGQLVNPGNLILGSGLLEVTGGDLTLAPGETIDATSGVAIDVTAGGIVVDGELNAINATISAAGGITNNGDVNLINSTVNGDLVSGASGAATLLGSNAIGGDLGLNGASTLLLGIDSGVDFDLVTVAGQATLDGILSVSFGAGFSPVPGQQFEVLTAASIINDGLTLVGTAASQLDLIVGGSSVVLQATGGLPGDYNSDGAVDAADYTVWRDGLGTTFQQNGYDVWRNNYGASAAPAPSAVPAPHAAALLALASLAAAGARMR; the protein is encoded by the coding sequence ATGCCAAGGCTTTGCCGTGTTGCGCTCTCGTGTGTTTTGCTGGCCGCGTGGGGCTCGATCTCGATCGCCGCCAGCTACGAATGGGACGGCGGAGCCGGGGACAGCCTCTGGAACTCGGTCATCATCTCCGGCGGGGTCCAGACCAACTGGTCGCCCGAAGACGTGCCGACCGCGACGGACACGCTCCTGCTGACCGCCGCGTCGCTCGCTGGCCCGGTGACGATCTCGCTCGACGGCGCAGCCCAGCCGTTGACCTCGATCACCGCCAACGGCGTGCAGGGGGTCTACACGTTTGACACCGGCGTGCTCCAACTCGGCGACGCGACCAACTCGCTGCTCAGCAACAACGCCGGGGGCGGGCTGGTCGTCAACAGCGACATCGCGTTCGACAACAGCTCCGGCAGTATCCAGCGTTTCAACGTGAGCACGACCGGCGACCCGATTGTCGTGAACGGCGGCATTTCGACGCTGCAGGCGAGCGGCGTCACGACGCTGATGCTCACCTCGCGGAACGATGCGCACGCGCAGTCGGTCGTGGTCAGCGGCGTGATCTCCGACGGCGCGGGCCGGATCGGCCTGCGGGCGGGGCTCGACACCGACCTGGCGAACCACACCGGAGTCGTGCGGGTCACCGGCGCTAACACCTTCACGGGGCCAGTCGCGGTAAACGCGGCGATCCTCGAGTTCGACTCGATCGCCAACGTCGGTGGCGCGGCCAACGCGCTGGGCCAGGCCTCGCTGGCGGACAGCGTGATCACGCTCGGCAACAACCTGTCGGGCGGCGGCGCCCGGGCCACGCTGCGGTACGTCGGCGCGGGCGACACCAGCGACCGGGTCCTGCGGCTCACCGGCGGCGGCAACGCCAGCGGCGTGGTCGAGTCGTCCGGCAGCGGGCCGCTGGTCCTGACCGGCGGCGTCACGACCGACGGCAGCGGCCAGTTCTTCCGGCTGGGCGGCACGAACACCGACGACAACGAGTTCAACGGCGAGATCGAGGCCCCCTCCGACGGCAACGTAACGAGCTTCATCAAGGAGGGCGCCGGCAGGTGGATCCTCACGGGCGACAGCCCTGGACTCGACAACGCTTTTCAAATCCTCGCGGGCGAACTCGTGGTCCGTGGCGCCGTCGGCGGCGTGGGCCCCAACGTGTTCTCGATCGACAACCGCGCGGGGGCGACCCTCACGCTCGACGGCGGATCGATCACCGCCGGCGGGATCGTTAACCGCGGGACGCTCGACTTCCGCTCTGGCACGATCACGCTGAACGGCCCCAACAGCGAGGCGGGCGGGACCTTCAGCGTCGGCACGGACGGCGCCGGCGTGCTCCGTCTGAACGGCAGCGGCCACACGTTCGACGCGGTCACGCTGGACGGGGTCGACGACCGGATCGAGTTTAACGCGGGGACGGTCTCGTTCGATCAGCTCGACAACTCGGTTGGCGCCCCGCTGGTTTCCAGCGCCACCGCGGTCGATGTGCAGATCAACGGCGGGGTGTTCCTCGACCGCGTGGATGCCGGCACGCGGCAGTTCAACGCGCGGATCGTGGGGTCGGGCGGGTACACCAAGCGGGGGGCGGGCACGATCGAGTTCAACCACGACGCCCAGCACCTCTACACCGGCGCGACCCGCATTGAAGAGGGGACGCTCAACCTGGCGGGGGTTTCGGGCCTGCCGATCAGCCCAACCTATATCGCCGCCGGCGCGACGCTGATTGTCGCCAATAACGTCGGGGGCGACGCCACCGGCGGGGTCACCGGCGAGGGGACCATTGTAACGGGCCTGAACGCCGGCGTCGCGATGGAGCCCGCTTCGGGGGTGTACGACTTCGCCGGCTCGATCACCGGGGCAGGAAACTTCGTTAAGCGTCAGGCGGGCACGCAGCGGCTGTCGGGCATCAGCACCTACACGGGCGCCACCACCGTAATCAGCGCCGGGGGCCGGCTCGAGGTCGTGAGCGGCGGGGCGATCACATCAACCTCGGCGGTCAACATCGAGGGCCAGTCGCGGTTGGTGATCAACGGCGGCGATGTCACGACCGTCGGCGTGGTCGACGTCGCGACGAACGGGCGACTCGAGCTGTTCGCCGGCTCGCTCCGGGCGAACGCTATCGACAGCACCGGCGTCCTCAGCTGGACAGGCGGGCACATCGACCTCGCGACCGGGGTCGTGCTGCAGGCGGGCGGCTTCGCGGTCAACCGGCCGTTCCAGGACGAGCTCACACTCGACGCAGCCAAGTCGTTCACCACCGACGAGAGCGTGACGCTGTCGACCGGCTCGTTGCTGACCCTGACGGGTGGCTCGCTCGAGGCGGACGACCTGGCGTTCACCAGCGACGGCGCCTTTGCCTTCGATGCGGGGACGCTCACCCTCCGCAACGACCAGACCCTGAGCGCCGCCCGGCTGCAGCAGCTCGATGTCGCGACGCCGCTCACCGCGGCCAAGTCGCTGGTCATCGAGGGGGTCGCCACAATCGACACGCCGCTGGCCCTGGCGGGCGGGACGCTCTCGGCCGGGCAGCTGGTCAACCCGGGGAACCTGATTCTCGGCAGCGGCCTGCTGGAGGTGACCGGCGGAGACTTGACCCTCGCTCCGGGCGAGACCATCGACGCCACCAGCGGCGTGGCGATCGATGTCACCGCCGGCGGCATCGTCGTCGACGGCGAGCTGAACGCCATCAACGCCACGATCTCGGCGGCCGGCGGAATCACCAACAACGGCGACGTCAACCTGATCAACAGCACGGTCAACGGTGACTTGGTCAGCGGGGCGAGCGGAGCCGCGACCCTGCTGGGGTCGAACGCCATCGGCGGCGACCTCGGCCTGAACGGCGCCTCGACCTTGCTGCTGGGGATCGACAGCGGGGTCGACTTCGACCTGGTCACGGTCGCCGGCCAAGCGACACTGGACGGCATCCTGTCGGTCTCGTTTGGCGCGGGCTTTTCTCCCGTGCCCGGGCAGCAGTTCGAAGTGCTCACCGCGGCGAGCATCATCAACGACGGCCTGACGCTGGTGGGAACCGCGGCGAGTCAGCTCGACCTGATCGTGGGCGGCTCGAGCGTCGTGCTGCAGGCCACGGGCGGTCTGCCCGGCGACTATAACAGCGATGGCGCCGTGGACGCCGCAGACTACACCGTCTGGCGGGACGGCCTCGGCACGACTTTCCAGCAGAACGGCTACGACGTCTGGCGGAACAACTACGGCGCTTCCGCCGCCCCCGCCCCGTCTGCCGTGCCTGCGCCGCACGCGGCGGCGCTGCTGGCCCTGGCGAGCCTCGCCGCGGCGGGGGCTCGCATGCGTTGA